The following proteins come from a genomic window of Acidimicrobiia bacterium:
- the clpS gene encoding ATP-dependent Clp protease adapter ClpS, with protein MTTTAPVEVERPETGERSDIDLGWNVVVWNDPVNLMSYVVLVLRRLFGYSVDKATRLMLQIHNEGRAIVSSGPLERAELDCHRLHGYGLWATLERA; from the coding sequence GTGACGACGACCGCTCCTGTCGAGGTCGAGCGACCCGAGACGGGGGAGCGCTCCGACATCGACCTGGGGTGGAACGTCGTCGTCTGGAACGACCCCGTCAACCTCATGAGCTACGTGGTGCTCGTCTTGCGCCGCCTGTTCGGGTACAGCGTCGACAAGGCGACCCGGCTCATGCTGCAGATCCACAACGAAGGCAGGGCGATCGTCTCCAGCGGCCCCCTCGAGCGGGCCGAGCTCGATTGTCACAGGCTCCACGGGTACGGACTGTGGGCGACCCTGGAGCGGGCGTGA